A single region of the Latilactobacillus curvatus JCM 1096 = DSM 20019 genome encodes:
- a CDS encoding head-tail connector protein, translating to MTTEEIKNYLRIDHTLDDNLIDNLYQSAREYVKNAIDVGVDVETFAKYKLFERAALLLTAHWYENRLASVQTGGGTTSIPYGVTPLIQQLRGQYYYDKEREANDNQSVE from the coding sequence ATGACGACCGAAGAGATTAAAAACTATTTGCGCATCGATCACACGCTTGATGATAATTTAATCGACAATCTATACCAGTCAGCGCGGGAATACGTCAAGAATGCCATTGATGTGGGAGTAGACGTTGAAACGTTTGCCAAATATAAACTTTTCGAGCGTGCAGCATTGCTTTTAACCGCTCACTGGTACGAGAACCGCTTAGCAAGTGTTCAGACTGGCGGCGGTACTACAAGTATTCCTTACGGGGTGACGCCACTGATTCAGCAGCTGCGCGGGCAATATTATTACGACAAGGAGCGTGAAGCGAATGATAATCAGTCGGTTGAATAA